Within Actinosynnema pretiosum, the genomic segment GGTGCGGGTCGAGGACCCGGTCGGCGGCCAAGGCCAACTTCAGGCAGTGGTCCACCAGGGCGCGCAGTGCCGCCTTCTGGCGTTCCTGGGGGAAAACGGTCAGCCGGGCTGCGTGCAACCGGACCAGGTCGTGCATCTCCCAGCGGTCCGGGGCGTGCTCGTGGAGCAGCGAGGCGCGGGCCAACCCCCGCAGCAAGGCACGTGCCTCGGGAACCCCGGTTCCGAACACGCTTGCCGCAGTCGTCACCGCCAGGTCGACCACTCCTGCGGTCCCGATGACACCCACCAGGTAGAACGCCTCGCGGGCCGCCCTCGGCAGGGCGCGATCCGACCAGGACAGCACGGCTGACACGCTCGCGGACGGTCGTCCGTTGTCCAGCGCCTCGATCCGCGTGGCCTCGTCGGCCACCCCCTCGGCCAGTCTGGCCAGTGGGAACTCCGGTTGCAGGGCGTGCTGCCCGGCCAGCACCCCGAGCGCCAGCGGCATCCCCGCGCAGCACTTCAGCAGCACCTCGGTCGCCGCGCGGTCGGCGGTCACCCGGTCCCGTCCGAACCGCTCGGCCAGGAACTCGTGCGCCTCCACCTCGGAGAGCGCTCCCAGCGGCACCCGCAACGCCCCGGCCTGCTCCAAGCCGTCGAAGCGGTCCCTGCTGGTCAACAGCACCGCGCACGTGGGCGAACCGGGCAGCAGCGACTCCACCTGGCCGTAGTCGAGCGCGTTGTCCAGAACCACCAGCACCTGCTTGGCGGCGAGCAGGGTGCGGTAGCGCCCGACCTGGGCGGCCTCTTCAGCGGGCAGGTCGCGGTGGTCCACGCCCAGCGCGTCCAACGCGCACCGCACCGCTGCGCCCACCGCCATCGGCCGCTCCTCCTGGCCGTACCCGCGCAGGTCGATGAACAGTTGCCCGTCGGGGAACCGGTCCTTGTTCCGGTGCGCCCAGTGCAGGGCCAACCACGTCTTGCCCATGCCGCCGGTGCCGACTATCCCGGCGGTCCGGGCACCGCCGTCGAGGAGCCTGTCAAGCAATCGCAACTCGGCTTCCCGACCGGTGAACCAGGGTGGGGGAGCGGGGAGTTGCCGGGGCGGGGGGAATTCGCGCCTGGCCGCCCCGAGCACTACGTCGCCCGCTATCCGCTCGGCCTGGACCACGATCTCCGCTGATGAATTGGCCACCGTGTTGCCGGTGTGCTCGGGCTGGTCGGAGGCCGCAACGCCCATGGCCGAGACCTTCCTGCCGGATGGCACCGCTTGTTCGGTGTGCTGATGTTAGGTCCGCAGTGGTGCGGCCTGTCCGTGAAAGTGCGGTGTGGGCGAAACTGCCGGGTGAGGGCTGAGCGTGGGCAGAACGCTGTTGCCAGAGGCGTGGAACCGGGCAGATCGGTCGGAACCGTTGATCCGCTCCGTGCGTCACAGGGACGACTGCGGTGCTCTCGGTCAGGGGGAGGTGGTTCTGCGGAATCGGTGTCGACCGGTCGCGAGGTCCAGTCGCGACTCTGCTAGCGGGTGGTCGCCCGCCGTGTGAAAACCTCTTGGGGCGGGTCCGGTGGCCTGTTTCGAGGCTTATCGACGTGCCCGGAATTTCTGGAAAAACCTTCAAGCGGCTCGACCGCAGCGTGAAAAGCATTTCACCGAACGTTTTCGGCGCATAGCCGTCATTCGGTGCAGCGGAACGGCCCGTAAGGGGTAGTTAGCGTTTCCCTGTCACCGGATACTCGTTGTACGGGAAAACTGCCAACACGGAAGTCGGGATGTTTCATGGTTAATCCGCTGTTACCTGCCGGGCACCCGCTCGGCGTCGTCCGGCGGGTCGTCGTGGGAGCCGCGCTCACCGCCGTCGGCATGGGCGTGGTGGTCGGGGTCGCCTCGGCCGAGCCCGCGAACTCCGAGACCGCGCCGCTGGCGGACGTCCCCGCGCGGTCGCTGACCGACCAGGAGCTCCGGGACGAGCTGGGGCGCGTGTTCCGCAACGACCCGGTGCGGGCCAGGGAGATCATCAAGGAGATGCAGCCGCGCGGGCAGCACTTCCTGAGCGCGCCTCCCGACACCAAGGGGGTCGGGGTGTCCGGTGGGGTGCCCATCGGGCCGCGCACCTCGGTCACCGGCACCGCCGCCTACGACCGCTACAAGCAGGAGGGCTTCCTCGGCGGCGGGGTTCGGGTGGGCAAGCCGTCCGGGCCGCAGTTCACCGACATCGGGCCCAAGCGCGACGGGTTCAACGCCGACCTCAGCGACAGCCTCGACGTGCTGGGCGCCGAGTACCAGTCGAGGCTCAGCCTGAACATCGCACCCGACGGCAAGGTGACGTTCAGCTACAAGGGCACCGCCTCCGTCACCACACCGGACGGGCGCAGTCGCGAGATCGGGGTCACCCTCGAACGCCGCGCCGACGGGTCGTGGCACCTCGACACCCCGGACAGCGTCACCGAGAGCACCCCGGTGCCCGGCGGCGGTTCGGTGAGCACCGAGAAGTCCGCCGACCCGCTCTCGCCCGGCAAGACCCCCGAGGTCAAGGCGCCCGCACCGCAGGCGCCCCCGACCTCGCCCGCGCCCCCGACGACGCCCGGCGCGTCCGTGCCCGAGGTGCCGCGCGGTGCGCCCAAGGCGGACAAGGGGCGCTGGTCCGACCTCGGGTTCGGGCTGAGCTTCGACAAGACGTTCAGGCCCGCGCCCGAGCCGCCGACCACGCGGGAGCAGGTGCCGGAGCTGCTGGAGAGGTTGCGCGAGGAGGGTGCGCGCAACAGCCAGTGGCGGGCCCAGAACCGGCCCGACCTGGCCCACCGGGAGGCGCTGGAGCAGGCCCGCAACCGGGCCGCCGCGGCCGAGGCGGCCGAGCGGAACGCGCTGCCCGACCGCGACCACGACGGCGTCCCCGACGCCGAGGACGCCACGCCGAACCAGAACGACCGGAACCCGGCCAGCGCCGATCGTGGCGACGGGCCGGACAGCGGGACCGGGTACGGCAGCGACCGGGTGGTCACCCCGCCGCCCGCGCAGCCGCCCGCCGGGAGCGGCGGGGACTTCGACGGGGACGGGAAGCCGGACGCGACCGACCCGACCTGGAACCAGGACGACAGCGACCCGGCCAGCACCGAGCGCGGCGACGGGCCGGAGACCAGCCCGCGCTCCCTCGGCGGGTGGGACGTCTCCCGGCCGGACCAGCCCGGTGAGACCTGGGGGCTCGAAGGCCGGTGGCGCTCCGGTGACTCCGACGGGTCCGATGGGGCCGGGGGCGATGGGGACGACGGCGAGGGCGGCGACGGCCGTGGGCCTGAGGGGACCGGCGGGGCCGGGGGCCTCGATGGTTCCGGTGACTCCGGGTCCGAGGCTGCCACTGGAACGGGTGGTCGTGGCTCCGATGGTGGGAGCGACTCCGGTGGTTCGGGTGGCATCGGTGACACCACCGGTGGTGGGCTCGGCGGTCGGGACTCCGACGGGGACGGGCTCTCCGGCAGCGCCGACTCGACGCCGAACCAGAACGACACCGACCCGTCCAGCACCGACCGGGGCGACGGTCCCGAGGGCGGCTCGGGGTACAGCGGGTCCTCGGGCGACCGGGGGGATGACTCCGGGTTCGGCGGTGGCGGCGACTCGGGTTCTTCCGGCGACTCCGGTTCCGGTGGTTCAGGGTCCAACGACTCCGGCTCCGGCGACTCCGGCTCCAGCGGGTCGAGCTCCTCCGGTGGGTCCTCGTCCAGTGGCGGGTCCTCGTCCAGCGACTCGTCCGGGAGCAGCTCCTCGGGCAGCAGCTCGTCCGGCGGTGGTTCGTCCGCTGGTGGCTCGTCCAGCGACTCGTCCGGCAGCGGTTCCTCCGGGAGTTCCTCGTCGGGTGGTTCGAGCAGCGGTGGCTCCAGTGGTTCGGGGTCCGGCGGGTCCGGTTCGACCGGGTCCTCGGGCGACCCCTCCGACGCGGACGGCGACGGCCGGTCCGGCGACAACGACTCGACGCCGAACCAGAACGACACCGACCCGTCCAGCACCGACCGGGGCGACGGCCCCGAGGGCGGCTCG encodes:
- a CDS encoding tetratricopeptide repeat protein, producing MGVAASDQPEHTGNTVANSSAEIVVQAERIAGDVVLGAARREFPPPRQLPAPPPWFTGREAELRLLDRLLDGGARTAGIVGTGGMGKTWLALHWAHRNKDRFPDGQLFIDLRGYGQEERPMAVGAAVRCALDALGVDHRDLPAEEAAQVGRYRTLLAAKQVLVVLDNALDYGQVESLLPGSPTCAVLLTSRDRFDGLEQAGALRVPLGALSEVEAHEFLAERFGRDRVTADRAATEVLLKCCAGMPLALGVLAGQHALQPEFPLARLAEGVADEATRIEALDNGRPSASVSAVLSWSDRALPRAAREAFYLVGVIGTAGVVDLAVTTAASVFGTGVPEARALLRGLARASLLHEHAPDRWEMHDLVRLHAARLTVFPQERQKAALRALVDHCLKLALAADRVLDPHRAAHSDVPGPGALPEGIAAEEWFTSEHACVLAAQRVAVQQGWHAEVWLLAWSLHTFHWQHGHDRHQLVTWGAALASAEELRSTPRLALAHRLLGAATVRTGRHIEGVWHLRRALDLVEQLDDTSAEAHAHRALARSLGTAGQQEAGLEHARRALALYGRLGEPRHEADALDLMCGLDAALGRFPKAEAHGLAALGLYRELGDMRGEASALETLGHLARRVGDASMASERYTQALALWGTPRPHVADTWEGLGFARAELGDRTGAVIAWRAALELHEAAGRTDKADVLRVLLESEENP